Proteins from a single region of Desulfovibrio inopinatus DSM 10711:
- a CDS encoding transposase, which yields MKSAAHRRHDISDRVWELLEPHLPGRKGTWGGVAHDNRLFINAVFWILRTGAPWRDLPPDYGDWKNTH from the coding sequence ATGAAGAGTGCAGCACATAGACGACATGATATTTCTGACCGGGTATGGGAGTTGCTCGAACCTCATTTACCAGGAAGAAAAGGAACGTGGGGAGGTGTCGCCCATGACAATCGGCTTTTCATTAATGCCGTTTTCTGGATACTCCGAACTGGGGCTCCATGGAGAGATCTTCCACCCGATTACGGCGATTGGAAAAATACACAT